From the genome of Mugil cephalus isolate CIBA_MC_2020 chromosome 2, CIBA_Mcephalus_1.1, whole genome shotgun sequence, one region includes:
- the LOC125001206 gene encoding CMRF35-like molecule 8 isoform X2, whose protein sequence is MRASLEVTVILMTAFTSLLTGTGNTGGRQSIVCEHPPENQTAHVGGSVTISCNYQKVEEGTMKSLCRADGDLNCKELLATYRSDHTVRDRFSLKDDGQRGVYTVNISELTLEDAGTYWCALKRVDENSSSCLTEIHLHVLDWDDFTPNQSVHVTSKTATITCNYPHVFENHAKFLCKGKTPFKCVDLINTTEPERDITKGRFHIRDNKRKKFFYVNISELSTADSGTYWCHCGRTTQPHEYTKILLSVGGTRMGGPPEREVDGMQSTTVYVFTNKIRGQWSFILCLFVSCFSGVIIGIAVCSALLVVAVVLLILYKRKLLRITACCAAGESSEQRTDTGQNTEGNNGENHYEEIQLENQQVTSLQSVYATVNPPPDLLHYASVSYHKDGNALPDTDARDSSAAISGDQGATRPPEAAEATLYSTVTQRVEQ, encoded by the exons GTGAACACCCACCAGAGAACCAGACCGCACATGTTGGAGGCTCCGTCACCATCAGCTGCAACTATCAAAAAGTGGAAGAAGGCACCATGAAAAGCCTCTGCAGAGCAGATGGAGACTTAAATTGCAAAGAGTTGTTAGCAACTTACAGATCAGATCACACAGTACGAGACAGGTTTTCTCTTAAGGATGATGGACAGAGAGGAGTCTACACTGTGAACATTTCCGAGCTGACACTAGAGGATGCTGGGACATACTGGTGTGCTTTGAAAAGAGTTGATGAGAATTCCTCTTCCTGCTTAACTGAGATCCATCTGCACGTTTTAG actgGGATGACTTTACACCGAATCAGTCTGTTCATGTCACCTCAAAGACAGCAACAATTACTTGTAATTATCCCCACGTCTTTGAGAACCATGCAAAATTTCTGTGCAAGGGGAAGACTCCTTTTAAGtgtgttgatttaataaatacaacTGAACCGGAGAGAGATATAACTAAAGGCAGGTTCCATATCAGggataataaaagaaagaagttttTCTATGTGAACATCTCTGAGCTGAGCACAGCTGACTCTGGAACGTACTGGTGTCACTGTGGCAGAACAACGCAGCCACATGAATACACCAAAATACTACTTTCTGTAG GTGGAACCAGGATGGGAGGCCCTCCTGAACGTGAAGTAGATGGGATGCAGAGTACTACAGTCTACGTCTTTACGAACAAAATCAGAGGACAATGGAGCTTTattctttgtctgtttgtttcttgtttttcaggTGTGATCATTGGTATAGCGGTGTGTTCGGCGTTGTTAGTGGTGGCTGTGGTCCTACTAATACTGTACAAACGTAAACTCCTCAGAATAACAG CGTGCTGCGCTGCAGGCGAATCATCAGAGCAGAGGACGGACACTGGACAAAACACAGAG GGAAATAATGGAGAAAACCATTATGAAGAGATACAGTTGGAGAACCAGCAAGTGACTTCACTTCAGTCCGTCTACGCCACTGTCAACCCTCCTCCAGACCTGCTCCACTATGCCAGCGTCAGCTACCACAAGGATGGAAATGCGCttcctgacacagacgcacgtGACTCCTCAGCTGCTATCAGCGGAGATCAGGGTGCCACTCGTCCTCCAGAAGCAGCAGAGGCAACTCTCTATTCCACAGTCACTCAGCGGGTGGAACAATAA
- the LOC125001206 gene encoding CMRF35-like molecule 8 isoform X1 yields the protein MRASLEVTVILMTAFTSLLTGTGNTGGRQSIVCEHPPENQTAHVGGSVTISCNYQKVEEGTMKSLCRADGDLNCKELLATYRSDHTVRDRFSLKDDGQRGVYTVNISELTLEDAGTYWCALKRVDENSSSCLTEIHLHVLDWDDFTPNQSVHVTSKTATITCNYPHVFENHAKFLCKGKTPFKCVDLINTTEPERDITKGRFHIRDNKRKKFFYVNISELSTADSGTYWCHCGRTTQPHEYTKILLSVGETRMGDPPEDPTVTEEMQSTTEHESKPLNTGGTRMGGPPEREVDGMQSTTVYVFTNKIRGQWSFILCLFVSCFSGVIIGIAVCSALLVVAVVLLILYKRKLLRITACCAAGESSEQRTDTGQNTEGNNGENHYEEIQLENQQVTSLQSVYATVNPPPDLLHYASVSYHKDGNALPDTDARDSSAAISGDQGATRPPEAAEATLYSTVTQRVEQ from the exons GTGAACACCCACCAGAGAACCAGACCGCACATGTTGGAGGCTCCGTCACCATCAGCTGCAACTATCAAAAAGTGGAAGAAGGCACCATGAAAAGCCTCTGCAGAGCAGATGGAGACTTAAATTGCAAAGAGTTGTTAGCAACTTACAGATCAGATCACACAGTACGAGACAGGTTTTCTCTTAAGGATGATGGACAGAGAGGAGTCTACACTGTGAACATTTCCGAGCTGACACTAGAGGATGCTGGGACATACTGGTGTGCTTTGAAAAGAGTTGATGAGAATTCCTCTTCCTGCTTAACTGAGATCCATCTGCACGTTTTAG actgGGATGACTTTACACCGAATCAGTCTGTTCATGTCACCTCAAAGACAGCAACAATTACTTGTAATTATCCCCACGTCTTTGAGAACCATGCAAAATTTCTGTGCAAGGGGAAGACTCCTTTTAAGtgtgttgatttaataaatacaacTGAACCGGAGAGAGATATAACTAAAGGCAGGTTCCATATCAGggataataaaagaaagaagttttTCTATGTGAACATCTCTGAGCTGAGCACAGCTGACTCTGGAACGTACTGGTGTCACTGTGGCAGAACAACGCAGCCACATGAATACACCAAAATACTACTTTCTGTAG gtgaaaccagGATGGGAGACCCTCCTGAAGATCCAACTGTAACAGAAGAGATGCAGAGTACTACAGAGCATGAAAGTAAACCTCTAAACACAG GTGGAACCAGGATGGGAGGCCCTCCTGAACGTGAAGTAGATGGGATGCAGAGTACTACAGTCTACGTCTTTACGAACAAAATCAGAGGACAATGGAGCTTTattctttgtctgtttgtttcttgtttttcaggTGTGATCATTGGTATAGCGGTGTGTTCGGCGTTGTTAGTGGTGGCTGTGGTCCTACTAATACTGTACAAACGTAAACTCCTCAGAATAACAG CGTGCTGCGCTGCAGGCGAATCATCAGAGCAGAGGACGGACACTGGACAAAACACAGAG GGAAATAATGGAGAAAACCATTATGAAGAGATACAGTTGGAGAACCAGCAAGTGACTTCACTTCAGTCCGTCTACGCCACTGTCAACCCTCCTCCAGACCTGCTCCACTATGCCAGCGTCAGCTACCACAAGGATGGAAATGCGCttcctgacacagacgcacgtGACTCCTCAGCTGCTATCAGCGGAGATCAGGGTGCCACTCGTCCTCCAGAAGCAGCAGAGGCAACTCTCTATTCCACAGTCACTCAGCGGGTGGAACAATAA